In the genome of Hyphomicrobiales bacterium, one region contains:
- a CDS encoding Hg(II) reductase has translation MNDCCASSSRDKPAVSQPATLPSFAVRPDVTFPDWSAVTLPAVRDALQAMVGSDHVLNRWSGYDPTTDRVRVALLQLYAEDGQAPAIGALAERASLSETAIWPLLAELRRRDLVVLDGEQIVGAYPFTDRDTGHRVTLDGHVLNAMCAVDALGIGAMTGRDVAIASQCRHCGAPIRITTRERGRALAAVAPSTAVMWQSVRYEGGCAASSLCATTAFFCSDEHLSLWRDERSADKPGFRLSIEEGLQAGRALFGPSLAGLDTASKSTAVASRPFPANGRNGGTYDLVVIGAGSAGFSAAITAADQGAQVALIGSGTIGGTCVNVGCVPSKTLIRAAETLHNARVAARFAGITAEAELADWRGTVRQKDALVSELRRAKYVDLLPAYNGIAYRDGPARLVDDGVEVNGTRIPAGKIIIATGARPAIPAIPGIETVPYLTSTSALELEKLPSSLLVIGGGYIGAELAQMFARAGVKVTLVCRSRLLPEAEPEIGAALTGYFEDEGITVVSGIAYRTIRKTEGGVSLTVTRDGEDIAVGADQVLISTGRTPNIEGLGFAEHGIAISPKGGIVVDDRMRTTRAGIYAAGDVTGRDQFVYMAAYGAKLAAKNALNGDSLRYDNSAMPAIVFTDPQVASVGLIEAAARAAGHAVRVSTIGLDQVPRALAARDTRGLIKLVADAGSGRLLGAHILAPEGADSIQTATLAIRQGLSVDDLADTIFPYLTTVEGLKLAALAFDRDVAKLSCCAG, from the coding sequence ATGAACGATTGCTGTGCATCCTCCTCCCGGGACAAACCTGCCGTTTCTCAGCCCGCGACACTGCCGAGCTTCGCCGTGCGGCCCGATGTTACGTTTCCGGACTGGTCGGCCGTCACATTGCCGGCGGTCCGAGACGCCTTGCAGGCGATGGTCGGCTCCGACCACGTGCTCAATCGCTGGAGCGGCTACGATCCCACCACGGACCGCGTGCGCGTTGCGTTGCTCCAGCTCTACGCCGAAGACGGGCAGGCCCCGGCTATAGGCGCGCTTGCGGAACGTGCAAGTTTGAGCGAGACGGCCATCTGGCCGTTGCTCGCAGAACTTCGCCGGCGCGACCTCGTCGTTCTCGACGGCGAGCAGATCGTCGGTGCCTATCCCTTCACCGACCGCGACACCGGCCATCGGGTCACGCTGGACGGACATGTTCTCAACGCCATGTGCGCGGTCGACGCGCTCGGCATCGGCGCCATGACCGGTCGTGACGTCGCGATCGCCTCGCAATGCCGCCATTGCGGCGCGCCGATCCGGATCACGACGCGTGAGCGAGGACGGGCGCTGGCCGCCGTCGCGCCGTCGACGGCCGTCATGTGGCAAAGTGTCCGCTATGAAGGCGGCTGCGCCGCGAGCTCGCTCTGCGCGACGACCGCCTTCTTCTGCTCGGACGAGCATCTCTCCCTCTGGCGCGACGAACGTTCTGCCGACAAGCCGGGTTTCCGGCTGTCGATCGAGGAAGGACTGCAGGCTGGCCGCGCTCTGTTCGGGCCGAGCCTTGCTGGACTCGATACGGCGTCGAAGAGCACGGCGGTCGCAAGCCGCCCCTTCCCGGCCAACGGCCGCAATGGTGGCACCTACGACCTCGTCGTGATTGGCGCCGGCTCGGCCGGCTTCTCTGCCGCGATCACCGCCGCTGATCAGGGCGCCCAAGTCGCGCTGATCGGCAGTGGTACCATCGGCGGCACCTGCGTCAATGTCGGCTGCGTACCATCGAAGACCCTCATCCGCGCCGCTGAGACGCTGCACAACGCTCGCGTGGCAGCCCGTTTTGCCGGCATCACAGCCGAGGCCGAACTGGCCGACTGGCGCGGAACCGTTCGTCAGAAGGACGCGCTGGTTTCGGAGCTGCGCCGGGCCAAGTATGTCGACCTGCTCCCCGCCTACAACGGCATCGCGTATCGCGATGGGCCGGCGCGCCTCGTCGACGACGGTGTCGAGGTGAATGGTACACGCATTCCGGCCGGCAAAATCATCATCGCTACCGGCGCGCGGCCGGCAATCCCCGCCATCCCTGGGATCGAGACCGTGCCGTATCTGACCAGCACGTCGGCGCTCGAGCTTGAGAAGCTGCCGTCCTCACTGCTCGTCATCGGCGGCGGCTATATCGGCGCGGAACTCGCCCAGATGTTCGCCCGTGCCGGCGTCAAGGTGACGCTCGTCTGTCGCTCGCGACTGTTGCCTGAGGCCGAGCCGGAGATCGGCGCGGCGCTGACGGGGTATTTCGAGGACGAAGGGATCACTGTCGTCTCCGGCATCGCCTACCGTACGATCCGCAAGACTGAGGGCGGCGTTTCACTGACCGTTACGCGCGACGGCGAGGATATTGCTGTCGGCGCCGATCAGGTGCTGATTTCCACCGGCCGCACGCCCAACATCGAAGGCCTCGGGTTTGCCGAGCACGGGATTGCCATCTCGCCGAAGGGCGGCATCGTCGTCGATGACCGCATGCGCACGACGCGCGCTGGCATCTATGCCGCCGGCGACGTCACCGGCCGCGACCAGTTCGTCTACATGGCTGCCTACGGTGCCAAGCTCGCGGCCAAGAACGCCCTTAACGGCGACAGCCTGCGCTATGACAACAGCGCCATGCCGGCGATCGTGTTCACCGATCCGCAGGTGGCGAGCGTCGGGCTGATCGAGGCCGCAGCGCGCGCCGCCGGGCATGCGGTCCGCGTCTCGACGATCGGTCTCGACCAGGTGCCCCGTGCGCTTGCCGCCCGCGACACACGTGGGCTCATCAAGCTCGTCGCCGACGCCGGCAGCGGCCGGCTGCTTGGCGCGCACATCCTCGCGCCGGAAGGCGCCGACAGCATCCAGACCGCAACACTGGCAATCCGGCAGGGGCTCAGCGTCGACGATCTGGCGGACACGATCTTTCCGTACCTCACCACCGTCGAGGGCCTGAAGCTCGCGGCGCTAGCCTTCGACAGGGACGTCGCCAAGCTGTCCTGCTGCGCCGGTTGA
- a CDS encoding PAPS_reduct domain-containing protein, with protein sequence MQAFPIAKRKDFEPARLPLRHKSRPIAITPAIAALLWQHAPVAIGVSGGKDSQAAAIATFEYLDRIGHTGPRLLIHADLGIVEWADSLPVCEHLASLLGVELVIVRRKQGGLMQRWESRWRSNVARYEDLSTVSLVPCWSTPALRFCTSELKTSQIHAALGRSFKGLTVISVVGVRRQESRQRARAGIADRNHRSGIWTWRPILDWTEAEVFDAIDAWGVALHPAYRQFGMTRVSCRFCIMSSLSDLKAASCQLEAQGLYRRMVDLECRSTFAFQGARWLGDIAPHLLHPDARDALAFAKEMAARRIAAEHRISRSMLYVKGWPTRMLSDTEAELLAEVRAEVSDLLRLNARFLDRDAIHGRYAELLAIKASKSRSA encoded by the coding sequence ATGCAGGCTTTCCCCATCGCAAAGCGGAAGGACTTCGAGCCTGCCCGCCTGCCTCTGCGTCACAAATCTCGGCCGATCGCAATCACGCCGGCGATTGCCGCGCTCCTCTGGCAGCACGCTCCTGTCGCCATCGGCGTATCGGGCGGCAAGGACAGCCAGGCGGCAGCGATCGCCACGTTCGAATATCTCGACCGGATCGGCCACACCGGCCCCCGGCTGTTGATCCATGCCGATCTCGGCATCGTCGAATGGGCGGATTCGCTCCCGGTCTGCGAGCACCTCGCGTCTCTCCTCGGTGTCGAGCTCGTCATCGTTCGCCGGAAGCAGGGCGGCCTCATGCAGCGCTGGGAGAGCCGATGGCGTTCGAACGTCGCGCGGTATGAAGATCTCTCCACCGTGTCTCTCGTGCCCTGCTGGTCGACGCCGGCCCTGCGCTTCTGCACCTCGGAGCTGAAGACGTCCCAGATCCATGCCGCGCTTGGCCGAAGCTTCAAGGGGCTTACCGTCATCAGCGTTGTCGGCGTGAGACGACAGGAAAGCCGTCAGCGTGCCCGGGCCGGGATCGCGGATCGAAACCACCGCAGCGGGATATGGACCTGGCGGCCGATCCTCGACTGGACCGAGGCCGAGGTCTTCGACGCGATCGACGCCTGGGGCGTTGCGCTTCATCCGGCCTACCGGCAATTCGGGATGACGCGCGTCTCGTGCCGGTTCTGCATCATGTCGAGCCTCTCCGACCTCAAGGCAGCAAGCTGCCAACTCGAGGCCCAAGGCCTCTATCGCCGCATGGTCGATCTCGAATGCCGAAGCACCTTCGCATTCCAGGGCGCGCGCTGGCTCGGCGACATCGCACCGCATCTCCTTCATCCTGACGCTCGTGATGCGTTGGCGTTCGCGAAGGAGATGGCGGCCCGGCGCATCGCCGCGGAGCACCGCATCAGCCGGTCGATGCTCTATGTGAAGGGATGGCCGACACGAATGCTCTCCGACACGGAAGCCGAGTTGTTGGCCGAGGTCCGGGCGGAAGTCAGCGACCTGCTCCGATTGAATGCCCGGTTTCTCGACCGGGACGCGATCCATGGCCGCTATGCCGAATTGCTGGCGATCAAGGCCAGCAAAAGCAGGAGCGCATGA
- a CDS encoding conserved hypothetical protein (Evidence 4 : Unknown function but conserved in other organisms) has protein sequence MATIGTFTSTTTGNFTGSIKTLTLNVKARLERIENPSDKGPHFRIYSGAVELGAAWQKHSEQSGRDYLSVKLDDPSFPAPIYATLVEVEGEQGLQLIWSRPNRD, from the coding sequence ATGGCTACCATCGGCACCTTCACCTCCACCACCACCGGCAACTTCACCGGCTCGATCAAGACCCTCACCCTCAACGTCAAGGCTCGCCTCGAGCGCATCGAAAACCCCTCGGACAAGGGCCCACACTTCCGCATCTACTCCGGCGCCGTCGAACTGGGTGCGGCCTGGCAGAAGCACTCCGAGCAGAGCGGCCGCGACTACCTCTCGGTTAAGCTCGACGACCCGAGCTTCCCGGCCCCGATCTACGCCACCCTGGTCGAGGTCGAAGGCGAGCAGGGCCTCCAGCTGATCTGGTCCCGGCCGAACCGGGACTGA
- a CDS encoding conserved hypothetical protein (Evidence 4 : Unknown function but conserved in other organisms), which translates to MDYAFDIYADIAELRAELAECILTRKERAETQARLDQLLAEADRRRETEEA; encoded by the coding sequence ATGGACTACGCTTTCGACATCTACGCTGATATCGCCGAGCTGCGCGCGGAGCTCGCGGAATGCATCCTCACCCGCAAGGAACGCGCCGAGACACAGGCGCGTCTCGACCAGTTGCTCGCCGAGGCGGACCGGCGGCGCGAGACCGAGGAGGCGTGA
- the hup gene encoding DNA-binding protein HU, whose amino-acid sequence MATTAEIADKIATEHKLTKAQAKAIVDSVFKTITDAAASGAETNLAGFGKFKIQDKPEREARNPATGATIKVAASKKLTFTPAKAVKDALNG is encoded by the coding sequence AAGATCGCCACGGAGCACAAGCTGACGAAGGCGCAAGCCAAGGCCATCGTCGACAGCGTCTTCAAGACCATCACCGACGCGGCGGCGAGCGGTGCTGAAACGAACCTGGCTGGATTCGGGAAGTTCAAAATTCAGGACAAGCCGGAGCGCGAAGCCCGCAATCCCGCGACCGGCGCGACGATCAAGGTCGCGGCGTCGAAGAAACTGACCTTCACGCCGGCGAAGGCGGTGAAGGACGCCCTCAACGGCTGA